A region of the Acidimicrobiia bacterium genome:
GGCAGGTTCGAACCGGTCAACGCCCCGGGCAACACTCCGGCCGAGCGCATCGTGGAAATCGAGGAGCATGCCGGAATCCGGCTGGCTCTGGGACTCCTTGCTGCCAAGGACCGCGAGCTGCTGTGGCTCAGGGAGGTCGAGGGCCTGTCCTATGAAGAGATCGGGGGCCGCCTCCGCACTGCGGCCGGCACCGTTCGGGTCGCCTGCCATCGTGCCAGGAAGCGCCTGGAGGTTGCCTACGAACAGATCGCCGGCGACCTCGAAGAGCCCGGCTAACGTCGCATCGTGGCCGAACCGATCTCATCTCTGCAGAACCCGCGGATCAAGGGGCTCGTGCGTTTGAGAAATCGCCGGGAGCGTGATCAGACCGGCCGGTTCCTGATCGAGGGATACCGGGAACTGCGCCGGGCCGCCGATCGACGGGTTGCCCTGGAAACACTGTTCGTTTGTGACGATCTCTTCCTGGGCGGCAACGAGCCTCGCCTCATCGATGATGCTCGTGCTCTGGGTACGGAAGTCGTCGAGGTCGGCTCCGAAGCCTTCGCCAAGGTCAGCTACCGCGACCGCCCGGAGGGCCTGATCGCAGTGGCGAAGCAGTTCGAAACCGGCCTGGCGGCGCTCGCACCCGCCGACGATCCGCTGTATCTGGTCGTCGAGTCGATCGAGAAACCGGGCAACCTCGGGACGATGCTGCGCACCGCCGATGCCGCCGGAGTGGCAGCCGTTGTCGTCACCGACGCCACGACCGACCCTTTCAATCCCAACGTGGTCCGTGCCTCTCTCGGTTGTCTCTTCACCGTCCCGCTG
Encoded here:
- a CDS encoding RNA methyltransferase; translated protein: MAEPISSLQNPRIKGLVRLRNRRERDQTGRFLIEGYRELRRAADRRVALETLFVCDDLFLGGNEPRLIDDARALGTEVVEVGSEAFAKVSYRDRPEGLIAVAKQFETGLAALAPADDPLYLVVESIEKPGNLGTMLRTADAAGVAAVVVTDATTDPFNPNVVRASLGCLFTVPLAISSTAEALAWLAESGVRTVATTPDTQTLLWNADLTGPVAIVVGSEQYGLSSEWLDGADERVRIPMSGAADSLNAAMAAGVALFEAVRQRSR